One Vitis vinifera cultivar Pinot Noir 40024 chromosome 8, ASM3070453v1 genomic window carries:
- the LOC100265991 gene encoding putative Myb family transcription factor At1g14600, protein MEESHCAEGSKTSPSEQNEDEDESEENDSEGKHKNCRSSSNSTVEENEKKGHSGAVRPYVRSKMPRLRWTPDLHLRFVHAVERLGGQERATPKLVLQLMNIKGLNIAHVKSHLQMYRSKKIEDPGQVLADHRHLVESGDPNIYNLSQLPMLQGLNQRPTSSFRYGDASWSAHENWMHSPFIGRSSVDKTTRPGFYGSVTERIFGGNNNNSTSCNFHMGTSLNEYSTWGTHVRKDSFQTSFHDHESWRGQAGSSLKELNQLTQMQAHVRERREHMSLKSRIPSDMNTATNLQEWRTVKRKASDCDLDLNLSLKLTPRNDETARGLEDNEVDSCNLSLSLYSPSSSKLSRLKEGRDDSMEHATRASTLDLTI, encoded by the exons ATGGAGGAAAGCCACTGCGCAGAAGGTTCCAAGACAAGTCCTTCTGAACAGAATGAGGACGAGGATGAGAGCGAAGAGAATGATAGTGAAGGTAAGCATAAAAACTGTAGAAGCTCAAGCAACAGCACTGTTgaagagaatgagaagaaggGGCATTCAGGAGCGGTACGACCATATGTTCGATCCAAGATGCCAAGACTCAGATGGACACCTGATCTCCACCTTCGTTTTGTTCATGCTGTTGAAAGACTCGGTGGACAAGAAA GAGCCACACCTAAGCTGGTTCTTCAACTGATGAACATCAAGGGACTTAACATTGCTCATGTCAAAAGCCATCTACAG ATGTATCGAAGCAAGAAGATCGAAGATCCTGGTCAAG TACTGGCTGATCATCGGCATCTTGTGGAAAGTGGAGATCCAAATATTTACAACCTCAGCCAACTCCCCATGTTACAAGGACTCAATCAAAGACCTACTTCTAGTTTCAG ATATGGAGATGCTTCATGGAGTGCCCATGAGAACTGGATGCACAGTCCTTTTATTGGCCGGAGTTCAGTTGATAAGACCACCAGACCAGGATTTTATGGTTCAGTCACTGAAAGGATATTTGGTGGCAACAATAACAATTCTACTAGTTGCAACTTCCATATGGGTACTTCTTTAAATGAATACTCTACTTGGGGAACCCATGTACGGAAAGATTCATTCCAGACCTCATTTCATGATCATGAATCCTGGCGAGGCCAAGCCGGATCAAGCCTGAAAGAGCTCAATCAGTTAACCCAAATGCAAGCGCATGTAAGAGAGCGCAGAGAACATATGAGTCTCAAGAGCAGGATCCCTTCAGATATGAACACAGCAACGAACCTACAGGAGTGGAGGACAGTGAAAAGGAAGGCTTCGGATTGTGACCTTGATTTGAATCTCTCTCTTAAGTTAACACCAAGGAATGATGAGACCGCTCGAGGTTTGGAGGATAATGAAGTCGACAGCTGCAATTTATCCCTGTCTTTGTACTCACCATCATCCTCAAAGCTTAGTAGGTTGAAGGAAGGGCGAGATGATAGTATGGAGCATGCAACAAGGGCAAGTACTCTTGATCTGACTATATGA